TAAATAAACTTACAACGGGACTCCAGAGAGTAATAAAGTAAAAGAATACTAAACTTTGGATGTGTGTAATTTTGCCTTGAACAACTCCACGATAAGACCATCCACCAATTATTCCAAATATAAAAAGAATAAGAAGTGAACCGTGTAAAGTAAAATCTTCTATAAGTCCACGAAAAATTGTATAGACATTGGTAAATTCTCTTGGAGCAACTTCAACAGAAGATATATAAATACCTATATGCCGTTTGGTTAAACCAATTAAATCATACAATCCTGCAAAACTAAAACATCCAAGTGTCGGCTCCATTTTTTCTATCCAGTTTTGCTCAAACCAATATGAAAATGCTGATATCTCTCCAAAAAACCACGATCTGTTATGAGACCACACTTCGGGAAGTGTTCTTTCCCAAGTTTTCCAGTAACCATATCTAGAAAAGGCAAGGGCAAAAAACATAACTATAATAAAAATGATTATCCCAAAGATTGCAACAAAATATTTTATATTGAAAAGTTTGGTCCTACCGCTATCTAATAAAATTTTACTAGAAAGATAAGAGGAAACCCATAAAACCCCAGGAATCAAAATACTAGCACGAGTAGTTTGAACAACTCCGGATATTACTGCTGGTAAAAACGGTAATAATGATATTAAGCGACAAGCTTTTGATGAACTGAAAGCAAATAAAGTACCGCCCAAAAAAGTTCCAAGATAAACAAAAGTTAATAATATCCTTGATAAAAATGGCGGTTCATAACCTTCCAAATAACGAGCAATAGAAAATACTCTACCCATTTCTTTGACGGCATCAAAAGAAAATAACGAAAAAAAAGAATATCCCTTTGATTGAAGAAGAATATACACTGATGCTAACCCAAGAATTGTGGAAATCAATATAATTTGCTTTATGCCAGGTAATTTTAATTTATTGTTATTAATTGCTGTAAAATGGGTATCAATCTTAAACAAACCTCGTCCCAAACCGATTATACTACCAACATAGACTGCAAAAGAAGCAACAAAAATCCATAATATCACTTTTGACCCGACATAATAATCTGGTGCTCCTATAAAAGATATTACAACAAAAACTGTCCAATATAAAGTGAAGAACACTCCGGGAGACAACCAGTTACCTTGTTGTATCCTAGCAAATAAAGTTAATGATACTAACAGCAGCACTGTAATAATTAATCCGTTCATTTTATGCTTTTATTATTTTAGGAATTTGTCTTAACCATTCTATTTTTAGCGACCACAAAATTGAAAAATAAAGGATGAACAAGAAGATCTCAAAAATCACAAAACGATAAGAATAAATCAAAAATGGTTTGCTCAAAATTGCTACGATGTGTAATAAAATATTGATAATTATTACTTCTAACAAGTTATTTGTCCATTTTTTTTGAACTTCTTGGTTTATTTTTATAATCGGAAAATAGGTTAAAATTCCTAAACATATCACGCTAAAACTAAAAGCAATACCTAAATTAACAATTGGAACAAAAAATTTAAATATACACAATAAC
The window above is part of the Elusimicrobiota bacterium genome. Proteins encoded here:
- a CDS encoding O-antigen polymerase; amino-acid sequence: MNGLIITVLLLVSLTLFARIQQGNWLSPGVFFTLYWTVFVVISFIGAPDYYVGSKVILWIFVASFAVYVGSIIGLGRGLFKIDTHFTAINNNKLKLPGIKQIILISTILGLASVYILLQSKGYSFFSLFSFDAVKEMGRVFSIARYLEGYEPPFLSRILLTFVYLGTFLGGTLFAFSSSKACRLISLLPFLPAVISGVVQTTRASILIPGVLWVSSYLSSKILLDSGRTKLFNIKYFVAIFGIIIFIIVMFFALAFSRYGYWKTWERTLPEVWSHNRSWFFGEISAFSYWFEQNWIEKMEPTLGCFSFAGLYDLIGLTKRHIGIYISSVEVAPREFTNVYTIFRGLIEDFTLHGSLLILFIFGIIGGWSYRGVVQGKITHIQSLVFFYFITLWSPVVSLFNYNTILLSWLLFSMYLIAIKLKKREIYE